A window from Terriglobales bacterium encodes these proteins:
- a CDS encoding helix-turn-helix domain-containing protein, translating into YPWPGNVRELRNLLERAVVFGAGGEIRAEELPAQVRQGAVRGGEARMSLEEVERGYIAEVLDHCRGKKGRAAQILGISRKTLLEKRKKYHL; encoded by the coding sequence GTACCCCTGGCCGGGCAACGTGCGCGAACTCCGCAACCTGCTGGAGCGCGCGGTGGTCTTCGGAGCGGGCGGGGAGATCCGGGCGGAGGAGCTGCCGGCCCAGGTGCGGCAAGGGGCAGTCCGCGGCGGCGAGGCCAGGATGTCGCTGGAGGAAGTGGAGCGCGGCTACATCGCCGAGGTGCTCGACCACTGCCGCGGCAAGAAGGGCCGCGCGGCCCAGATCCTGGGCATCAGCCGCAAGACCCTGCTGGAGAAGAGGAAGAAGTACCACCTCTAG